Genomic DNA from Vallicoccus soli:
GACGCGCGCACGATCCTGCTCGAGCAGAACTACCGCTCCACGCAGACGATCCTGTCGGCGGCCAACGCCGTCATCGCGCGCAACACCGCCCGCAAGCCGAAGGACCTGTGGTCCGACGCGGGCGACGGGGCGCGGGTCGTGGGCTACGTCGCCGACAACGAGCACGACGAGGCCTCGTTCGTCGCCAACGAGGTCGACCGGCTGCACGACGAGGGCCTGGCGACGCCGGGGCAGGTCGCGGTCTTCTACCGGACCAACGCCCAGTCCCGCGTGTTCGAGGAGGTGTTCATCCGGGTCGGCCTGCCCTACAAGGTGGTCGGCGGCGTGCGCTTCTACGAGCGGCGCGAGGTGCGCGACGCGGTGGCGTACCTGCGGGTGGTGGCCAACCCCGACGACACCGTCTCGCTGCGGCGGGTCCTCAACACGCCCAAGCGCGGCATCGGCGACCGGGCGCAGGCCTGCGTCGAGGCGCTGGCCGACCGCGAGCGCATCTCCTTCACCGCGGCCCTGGCCCGCTGCGACGAGGCGCCCGGCGTGGCCACCCGCAGCCTCACGGCGATGAAGGGCTTCCTCACCCTGCTCGAGGACCTGCGCACGGTGGCCGAGAGCGAGGGGCCGGCGACGGTGCTGGAGGCGGTGCTCGAGCAGACCGGCTACCTGGCCGAGCTGCGCGCCTCGAGCGACCCGCAGGACGAGACCCGGGTCGAGAACCTCCAGGAGCTCGTGTCGGTGGCGCGCGAGTTCGAGCAGGCCTCGCCGGAGGGGACGCTGGCGGACTTCCTCGAGCAGGTGTCCCTCGTCGCCGACTCCGACCAGATCCCCGAGGGCGAGGACCACGGCGGCGTCGTCACGCTCATGACGCTGCACACCGCCAAGGGGCTGGAGTTCCCCGTCGTCTTCCTCACCGGCCTGGAGGACGGGGTCTTCCCGCACCTGCGCACCCTCGGCGACGAGAAGGAGCTCGAGGAGGAGCGCCGGCTGGCGTACGTCGGGATCACCCGGGCCGAGCAGCGCCTCTACGTCTCGCGCGCCCTGGTGCGCACGACGTGGGGCGCGCCGTCGTACAACCCGCCCTCGCGCTTCCTCGACGAGCTGCCCGGCGAGCTCGTCGAGTGGCAGCGGCTGGAGTCGGTGCTGTCCTCCGCGGTGTCCACGCCCGCCGTGGCGCAGGCGGCGGCCCGGCCCACGGCGAGGACGCCGGGCAACCGCGCCGTCGTGCACCTCGAGCCGGGCGACCGGGTCAGCCACGACACCTTCGGCCTCGGCTCGGTCGTCGCCGTCGAGGGCGCCGGGGAGCGCGCCATGGCGCACGTGGACTTCCGCGGCGAGGTGAAGCGGCTGCTGCTGCGCTACGCGCCGCTGGAGAAGCTCTAGGCCCGCACCGCCACCACCTCGAGGTAGGGCACGTCCATCGCCAGCGTCCCGTCGGTCGCCGTGGAGTGCGCCCGGTAGACCTCGGCGAGCTCGGCGGCCAGGTCGTCCGCGCCCTCCTCGCCGACCGCGCGGAACGCGGCCACGGTGGGGCCGTACCAGGTGCGGAAGTGCTCGACGCAGTGCTCGGCCGAGCGGAACCGGAACGCGCAGGTGCGCCGCGCCGCCCGCAGGTCGCGGACGTACGGGCCGAGGAGCCCGCGCACGTGCTCCTCGTCACCCCAGGTCACCGGCGGCAGGACGCCGGGCGGCGGCGGGACCCGCGCCGACACCGCGCGCAGCATGCCGCCCACCATGCTGTCCGGCGTCCAGGCGGCCACCCCGATGCGCCCGCCACCGCGGCAGACCCGGGCGAGCTCGCGCGCCGCCGCCTGCTGGTCGGGGGCGAACATGACGCCGATGGTGGACAGGACGACGTCGAAGGACCCGTCCCCGAACGGCAGGTCCTGCGCGTCCGCGACCTGCGTGCGCAGCTCGACGCAGTCCGCCTCGGCCCGGCGCCGCGCCTCCTCGAGCAGGGCCGGCACGTAGTCGGTCGCGAGCACGTCGGCGAAGCGCCGCGCCGCGGGCAGCGACGCGCTGCCGTTGCCGGCGGCGACGTCGAGGACCCGCTCGCCCGCGCGCACGTCCACCTCGCGCACGAGCGACTCGCCGATCCAGGTCAGCAGGCTGCCGACCCTGCCGTAGTCGCCCAGCCCCCAGACCGCCCGCTGCTTCTCGGTCACCGCCGCGAGGTCGACGCCCATGGTCCCTCCCTGCTCCGTCCCCTGGGACGGTGCGCCCGTCGGGCCGGTCCTGGCAAGGGACAGAACCTGACCGGATGCGGGTCTAGCGTCAGGAGTACCCGACCGGAGGAGCCCCGCGATGACCCAGGACACCGCCACCACGAGCACGAGCGGGCTGGACCAGGAGCGCGCCGACCTGCTCGAGGCGCTCGCGCACCACCGCAACCTGCTGCGCCGGGCGCTGCGCGACCTCGACCAGGAGCAGGCGACGCGGCGCACGACCGCGAGCGAGCTGTGCCTCGCGGGGATCGTCAAGCACGTCGCGGCGACCGAGAGCGAGTGGGTCGACTTCATCCTCGAGGGCGCCTCGAGCATGGCGGCGCCGGAGGACGCGGCGGCGTGGGAGGCGTACGCCGACACGTTCCGGCTCGTGGGGGACGAGACGCTGGAGGGGGTGCTGCGCCGCTACGAGGAGGTCGAGGCGCGCACGACCGAGGTGCTCCGCTCGCTGCCCGACCTGGACGCGTCGCACGAGCTCCCCGAGGCGCCGTGGTTCGAGCCGGGGGCGCGGTGGTCGGCCCGGCGGGTGCTGCTGCACGTCGTCGCCGAGACGGCGCAGCACGCCGGGCACGCCGACATCATCCGCGAGTCGCTCGACGGGGCGAAGACCATGGGGTGACGGGCGACCCGGCCGCGCCGGGCTAGGTTCGACCGCGCACGCCCCGAGGACGAGACCGCGGAGGACCCGGTGACGAGCACGACGACGACCAGCGCGACCCTCGACGTGGAGCTGCTGGCGGCCGTCGAGCGGCGCGTCCTCTGGCTCGCGGCGTCGGTCGTGCACCACGCCAACCGCGTGCGGCCCAACCCGTCGGGGCTGAAGGTCGGCGGGCACCAGGCGTCGAGCGCGTCGTTGACGACGATCATGACGGCGCTGTGGCTGCACCAGCTGCGCAGCGGGGACCGGGTCTCGGTGAAGCCGCACGCCTCGCCGGTGCTGCACGCCCTGCAGTACCTCCTGGGCGACCTGGACGAGCGCCACCTCACCACGCTGCGCGAGTTCGGCGGGCTGCAGAGCTACCCCAGCCGCACCAAGGACCCCGGCACGGTCGACTACTCCACCGGGTCGGTCGGCATCGGGGCGACAGCCACGGTCTGGGGCGCCATCGCGCGCCGCTACGCCGGCGGCCTCACCGCTACCCCGGCCGCGACGGGGCGGCAGTGGGCGCTGGTGGGGGACGCGGAGCTCGACGAGGGCGCCGTCTGGGAGGCCATCCTCGACCCCGCCGTCGCCGAGCTCGGCGAGGTCGTGTGGGTCGTCGACCTCAACCGCCAGTCGCTCGACCGCGTCGTGCCGGGCATCGCGGCGGGTCGGCTCACCGGCATGTTCGAGGCCGCCGGCTGGCAGGTGCTGCAGGTGAAGTACGGGCGCGTCCTCGAGGAGCTCTTCGCCCGGCCCGGCGGTACGGCGCTGCGCGAGCGCATCGACGGCATGCCGAACCCCGAGTACCAGCGGCTGCTGCGCTGCGACGCAGCGACACTGCGCAAGCGCTTGCCCGGCGACAGCGCGGACGTCGCGGCCCTCGTGGAGGGGCTCGACGACGCGACGCTGCTCGCGGCGGTGCGCAACCTCGGGGGCCACGACCACAGCGCCCTGCTCGACGCGTTCGCGCGGATCGACGACACGCGCCCCACGCTCGTGCTGGCGTGGACGGTCAAGGGGAACGGGCTGGCGACCGAGGGCCACCCGCAGAACCACTCGGCGCTCCTCACGCACGAGCAGATGGACGTGCTGGCGCAGCGCTGCGGCACGGACCCGGCCGACCCGTGGAAGCGCTTCCCGGAGGGCAGCGCGGAGGACGACCTGTGCCGCCGGGCGGCGGACCGGCTGCGCCGGGAGCCGGTACCCGCAGCTGTGCCGCCCCCGGTCCCGGCGGACTTCGGCCGCACCCCGACGGGCACGGCGACCACCCAGGCCGCGCTGGGGCGAGCGCTGCTCGACCTGACGCGCGCCGCGCCGGAGGCGGCCCGGCGGGTCGTCACGGTGAGCCCCGACGTGAGCTCGTCGACCAACCTCGGCGGCTGGCTGAACAAGGTGGGCGTCTGGTCGGCGACGGAGCGCACCGACTGGTTCGCCGACGACCGCGAGACGATCCTGCACTGGCGGGAGCGCCCCGACGGCCAGCACGTGGAGCTCGGCATCGCCGAGACGAACCTGGTCGGCCTCATCGGCGAGCTCGGCGCGACCTGGAGCCGCTGGGGCGAGCCGCTGCTGCCGGTGGGGGTGCTGTACGACCCCTTCGTCGAGCGCGCGCTCGAGCCGTGGTCCTTCGGCATGTACGCCGGTGGGCAGTCGATCCTCGTCGGCACCCCGTCGGGCGTCAGCCTCGCGCCGGAGGGCGGTGCGCACCAGTCGGTGAAGACGCCGAGCATCGGCATCGAGCAGCCGGGGTGCGTGGCGTTCGAGCCGGCGTTCGCGATCGACGCCGAGTGGTGCCTCCTCGACGGGCTCGCCCGGCTCGGGCGGCCGGGCGGGAGCTCGACGTACCTGAGGCTGTCGACGCGGCCGGTCGACCAGTCGCTCGCCGCGGTGCCGGAGGACCCGGCGGCGCGCGAGCGCCGGCGCCGGCAAGTGGTCGCCGGTGCGTACGCGCTGCGCCGCCACCCGGACCCGCAGGTGACCGTCGCCGCCATGGGGGCGGTCGTGCCGGAAGCGCTTTCCGCGGTCGCGCGCCTGGACGGGCTGGGGATCGGCGCGGACCTCGTCGTGGTGACCAGCCCCGGTCGGCTGCACGAGGCCCACCGGGCGCGGCAGGGCCGGGGGGACGCGCCGACGTGGGTGCTCGACCGGGTCCTGCCGGCGGACCGTGCCCGCCCGCTGGTCACGGTGCTCGACGGGCACCCGCACGCGCTGTCCTTCCTGGCTGCGGTGAACCGCGTCCGCTCGGTCGACCTGGGCGTCACGGCCTTCGGGCAGTCGGGCGACCTCGCCGACGTGCTGAGGCACCACGGGATCGACGCCGACGGGATCGTGGCGGGTGCCCTGGACGTGCTCGGGCGGTGAGGGCCGCGTGAGCGGGGGCGGGGCCGGGACGCGTGACGGGGTGGAGCGGGCGCGGCTCGACCTCGAGCGCGGTCACCCGCGACGCGCCCGGGAGCGGCTCCAGGGGGTGCTCGTCGCGCGACCGTACGACCTGCAGGCGCGGGCGCTGCTGGGCGAGGCGTACCGGCGCGACGGGCAGTGGGCGGAGGCAGGCCGCTGGGGCTACCTCGTCCGTCCTGCTGCGTCGGAGTGCGAGCGCGTCGCCTTCGAGCGGCACGCCGCCTTCGGCTGGCGCCGGCGCAT
This window encodes:
- a CDS encoding DUF6584 family protein codes for the protein MSGGGAGTRDGVERARLDLERGHPRRARERLQGVLVARPYDLQARALLGEAYRRDGQWAEAGRWGYLVRPAASECERVAFERHAAFGWRRRIERSRLRHLLRVDELESVADEAGIVRLRTLGDWRRPGDPGPLVERLGLARWVGSVVRG
- a CDS encoding DinB family protein, coding for MTQDTATTSTSGLDQERADLLEALAHHRNLLRRALRDLDQEQATRRTTASELCLAGIVKHVAATESEWVDFILEGASSMAAPEDAAAWEAYADTFRLVGDETLEGVLRRYEEVEARTTEVLRSLPDLDASHELPEAPWFEPGARWSARRVLLHVVAETAQHAGHADIIRESLDGAKTMG
- a CDS encoding transketolase-like TK C-terminal-containing protein, which gives rise to MTSTTTTSATLDVELLAAVERRVLWLAASVVHHANRVRPNPSGLKVGGHQASSASLTTIMTALWLHQLRSGDRVSVKPHASPVLHALQYLLGDLDERHLTTLREFGGLQSYPSRTKDPGTVDYSTGSVGIGATATVWGAIARRYAGGLTATPAATGRQWALVGDAELDEGAVWEAILDPAVAELGEVVWVVDLNRQSLDRVVPGIAAGRLTGMFEAAGWQVLQVKYGRVLEELFARPGGTALRERIDGMPNPEYQRLLRCDAATLRKRLPGDSADVAALVEGLDDATLLAAVRNLGGHDHSALLDAFARIDDTRPTLVLAWTVKGNGLATEGHPQNHSALLTHEQMDVLAQRCGTDPADPWKRFPEGSAEDDLCRRAADRLRREPVPAAVPPPVPADFGRTPTGTATTQAALGRALLDLTRAAPEAARRVVTVSPDVSSSTNLGGWLNKVGVWSATERTDWFADDRETILHWRERPDGQHVELGIAETNLVGLIGELGATWSRWGEPLLPVGVLYDPFVERALEPWSFGMYAGGQSILVGTPSGVSLAPEGGAHQSVKTPSIGIEQPGCVAFEPAFAIDAEWCLLDGLARLGRPGGSSTYLRLSTRPVDQSLAAVPEDPAARERRRRQVVAGAYALRRHPDPQVTVAAMGAVVPEALSAVARLDGLGIGADLVVVTSPGRLHEAHRARQGRGDAPTWVLDRVLPADRARPLVTVLDGHPHALSFLAAVNRVRSVDLGVTAFGQSGDLADVLRHHGIDADGIVAGALDVLGR
- the pcrA gene encoding DNA helicase PcrA, with the protein product MSTLFDGDALLPTLPPATPTARGDGPDGADGPGAGGDGARGGRAGRRQDPAALLEGLNEQQRAAVTHQGSPLLIVAGAGSGKTRVLTHRIAYLLAARDVHPGSVLAITFTNKAAGEMKARVADLVGPRSKAMWVSTFHSACVRILRREAKQVGLSTSFSIYDAADSQRLMALCCRELDLDPKRYPPKSFSAQVSNLKNELVDAEDFAARAETSLERTLADAYALYQRRLREANALDFDDLIMTTVHLLQAFPDVAEHYRRRFRHVLVDEYQDTNHAQYVLVRELTRAATGEGPAVPPAELCVVGDADQSIYAFRGATIRNILQFEEDYPDARTILLEQNYRSTQTILSAANAVIARNTARKPKDLWSDAGDGARVVGYVADNEHDEASFVANEVDRLHDEGLATPGQVAVFYRTNAQSRVFEEVFIRVGLPYKVVGGVRFYERREVRDAVAYLRVVANPDDTVSLRRVLNTPKRGIGDRAQACVEALADRERISFTAALARCDEAPGVATRSLTAMKGFLTLLEDLRTVAESEGPATVLEAVLEQTGYLAELRASSDPQDETRVENLQELVSVAREFEQASPEGTLADFLEQVSLVADSDQIPEGEDHGGVVTLMTLHTAKGLEFPVVFLTGLEDGVFPHLRTLGDEKELEEERRLAYVGITRAEQRLYVSRALVRTTWGAPSYNPPSRFLDELPGELVEWQRLESVLSSAVSTPAVAQAAARPTARTPGNRAVVHLEPGDRVSHDTFGLGSVVAVEGAGERAMAHVDFRGEVKRLLLRYAPLEKL
- a CDS encoding class I SAM-dependent methyltransferase, encoding MGVDLAAVTEKQRAVWGLGDYGRVGSLLTWIGESLVREVDVRAGERVLDVAAGNGSASLPAARRFADVLATDYVPALLEEARRRAEADCVELRTQVADAQDLPFGDGSFDVVLSTIGVMFAPDQQAAARELARVCRGGGRIGVAAWTPDSMVGGMLRAVSARVPPPPGVLPPVTWGDEEHVRGLLGPYVRDLRAARRTCAFRFRSAEHCVEHFRTWYGPTVAAFRAVGEEGADDLAAELAEVYRAHSTATDGTLAMDVPYLEVVAVRA